A genomic window from Lotus japonicus ecotype B-129 chromosome 1, LjGifu_v1.2 includes:
- the LOC130720204 gene encoding AT-hook motif nuclear-localized protein 17, whose product MKGEYVEQHPKNEAASDMFSKLHHQQQQHHHHQSPHPPQHIFPHNPFQLTHTAAVDDGGASQKPNSSGDGSSIEVVRRPRGRPPGSKNRPKPPLIITRDPEPAMSPYILEVAGGNDVVQAIALFSRRKNMGLSILTGSGTVANVTLRQPSTTPGATVTFHGRFDILSINATFLPQQQPALSGGFSISLAGPQGQIVGGIVAGGLMAAGTVFVVAASFNSPSYHRLPPPEEEAGNSASAGDVQSPPVSGGGDDQAASCGMSMYSCQLASDVIWAPTARPPPPPY is encoded by the coding sequence ATGAAAGGAGAATACGTGGAGCAACATCCAAAGAATGAAGCAGCTTCAGACATGTTCTCAAAGCttcaccaccaacaacaacaacaccaccaccaccaatcaCCACACCCACCACAACACATCTTCCCTCACAACCCCTTCCAACTCACCCACACCGCCGCCGTGGACGACGGCGGCGCATCTCAGAAGCCAAACTCCTCCGGCGACGGATCTTCCATTGAGGTCGTGAGGCGACCCAGAGGTCGTCCACCCGGGTCAAAAAATCGGCCAAAACCGCCTTTGATCATCACCCGCGACCCGGAACCCGCTATGAGCCCTTACATTCTCGAAGTCGCCGGCGGAAACGACGTCGTTCAAGCCATCGCGCTTTTCAGCCGCCGCAAGAACATGGGTCTGTCCATCCTCACCGGTTCCGGAACCGTCGCGAACGTCACTCTCCGGCAACCTTCAACCACTCCCGGAGCGACGGTTACTTTTCACGGCCGCTTCGACATCCTCTCCATCAACGCTACGTTTCTTCCTCAGCAACAGCCGGCGCTTTCCGGCGGATTCTCCATCTCGCTCGCTGGACCGCAAGGGCAGATCGTCGGAGGGATTGTCGCCGGCGGATTGATGGCTGCCGGGACGGTGTTCGTGGTGGCTGCTTCGTTCAACAGTCCGTCGTACCACAGGCTTCCCCCGCCGGAGGAAGAGGCTGGGAACTCGGCCTCAGCAGGGGATGTACAGTCGCCGCCTGTGTCCGGTGGCGGTGATGATCAGGCGGCGTCGTGTGGGATGTCAATGTACAGCTGTCAGTTGGCTTCGGATGTGATTTGGGCTCCAACGGCGaggccaccgccaccaccgtacTGA